GATGTTGCCTTGAACAGATGCTTGGGGCTTGTATAAGGCttcaaagaataaaagtaaaatgctaTGTTCACAGCAAGGTGAGAACCTGAGGAACCGGGATGGTCTCTCCCCTATCTGGCCAGCGCCCCTTGTTGACGATCTGGTTCGCCCTGCGTTTCCTGCTGGACTGTGCACAAGGAACATCGTGCCCCCAGAGCGCTAACCGCTTCGTTTATTCTTCCGTGTCGCCGGGGGAACCTGAGCTTGTTCGGCCTCAGGACAGAGACTCTGAAGGAGTGACAGGTGCACCTCAGATTCCGCTcgttcacatattttatttatccagggaagggagacagaaaagagagacagaactggAAGGTGGCACAGATTCTGAGAGAAGACTGCGGTCGCGCGTCCCTCCGTCCGGTTTCGATCCACAGATCCAGTGAAAGTGCATAGGGACGAGACGAGCGTCTTGCCGCAGCGTGAAACATCTTACTTGAGAGAGAAAACCCTTTTAGAAGTTAATACCGACTCACCTCGAGGATGGCTTACTTTTGTCTTTATAAAAACACGACAGCACTGTGTAAACTGCTGGGGTTGGATACTGACAGGTAAGTAGGTGCTGACTCAGAGTTTTCTGGGAGTGCAGATCTGAAACGGTCCCACTGAGGAGAGAGCCACGGGGACGTCGCAGACATGTCCTTGGAGAGACACGAGGACACACAGGAAAAGGGGAATCTCTGACACCGCAGTCCGGGATCTCTGtcacacagatggggaaactgaggcagggaggttaaatcccccaaggtcacacagctagtcagtcGTAGCATCTCGTTCCCTGGCCCGTGGACACTGCATAGATACCCCTAATGTTAATTTCTTCTCCAAGATTCTAAAGTTGGCAATTTTAGCTTTCCAAGTGcggagacaaaaaaagaaagaaaaaaactggagaaaacaaacaagcaaaagattTGTGGAGAACTCCGGTATGTTCGCATCTGATCTCAGTAACCTCATGTTAAGATGTCGTTAAAGGACTAACGTTTGGGTGACAATCACTAACGCGGGAGACGACAGAGTCACGATAACTGGGGGAGCTCCCAAGGGCGCCCGGGGGACACACGGAAGCACCCTCTCGGCGGCTTGGTGCAAGCAGACAGGTCGCCTCACCCCCACCTGAACCACCTGAACCACCTGCACGGAGCACAGGTGAGCTCAGCGCCCGGGCCGCCCGTGGCCGAGCCCCGGCGGGGGGCCAGTGAAGCCCAAGCCCCATCATCTCAaagcccgcccccgccccctgtgAACACCGAGTGAccagagaggggagcctggggtggggcgcATTTCAGGTTGCCGCTACAGGCTGCACATTTTGAACCCTGGACAAAGTGACCGGAATCTTGGTTTCCCCCGGGCCCGGAGCTTTTGTGACGGGCTGGGCGTGGGCCTTGATGTCTGCAATTCGCTCTTTAAACTTCTGCTGAAGGAACTTTTCTTCTTGGGAGTAGCTCTTGGCGAACACCGACATCAGCAGGCACCCTGCCATGGACGTGCCCCCGAGGCAGAAGAGAACGGCCCCCGCCAGCTTGCACACGTCAAGAGCGCTGTTAAACTGGACAGCATGGGTGTCGACCACCACAAAATCGGCTTCGCCAAAGGCTTCGATCTTGGGGGGCACGAGAAAGCCCGCCGCCAGGACAGTCAGTCCAAGGATCACGAAGACTGTGCTGGAGATGAGTCCGACCTGGAGAAAGACACCAAGCAGGACAGGGTGAGCTCGGTGCTTGGGCTCTCCTGAGCCCTCCCAGGGCAGGCCTCGTTGTTGGAGGGAAGTTAATATTCCATTCCCACTCACCCCAAATTTTAGGAGAAGCCTACATAACTTCCCAGTTATAAAAGAAGGTGAAGAGGGACCTTTCTGATTTTAATACCGACTGGAATCTGCAGCACTGCCCTGATTTTCCCTCTGAGCTGCTCGTACGATGCTTTGCAGCTGACAAGGCCACCTTTGGCTTACGTGGTCTTCTTTGgcctttgtttggtttttttttggaaatatctgggttaaaaaaattctttttaaggtcttatttttgagagagagacacacacacagcgtgcaagcaggggaggggcagagagagagggagacatagaatctgaagcagcctccaggctctgtctgagctgtcagcacagagcctgatggggggcttgaacccatgaaccgggagatcatgacctgagccgaagttgggcacttaaccgactgagccgcccaggcgcccctctcctttgGTCTTTGAAGAAGACTAAAGCAGGCCTGACATCCAGGAACTAGCCTAACTCTATCCACTAGACCTTGATGCCGTGGGAAGCTGGCCGGGAGCTCCCAGCGATGCCACATTGTTCTCCTTTGACAGGATTTGTGTCACAGAACATCAACATCAGACAGGCTCCCTCTGTAGCCATGACGAAGTGACACAAAACAAGTCTGTGTCATCATTTTGTCTAAGCGCAGACAAAAACAAGGTCATTGTGCAAACCACAAAATATCAaatgccttcccttccccccattcaTATAAATGACGGCTGCTTCATCACCAAGTACAGCTTTAGTCCCACCCTGGTCTGCCCTCCCTATAGATAAtacttattaattatttattatccaACCATAGAATCAGCCCTGACAATCCAGAGGGAACTCTGGCTCCTGTagaccccctgcccccaaatcgCCCACCCAAGGCCCACATCCTAGAATACATCCTTCCTCATCCTCTTACTGAAATACCCTAGGAGACCCTCTGGTGTCGCCTCTCTCACTGTGATGAGTGATAAACTCAACTCGTCCAACATATAGGTATCTTGTGATTTGGAGGGAGGTCACTGGCGATCATATAACTATTCACCCATTTCCCAAGTTAGTGGTTAGTGGGAAGGAACCATGATTGCTAGTTTACAGGTCAGGAAATGTAGCCTTGAGGAGGGTAGGTCACTGCTAGCaagtggatggagggatggatggatggatggagtgggggagggatggagggagggagggatgacaGCTAGCAAGTTGCGGAGTCAGGGCTGGAAGCCACAGATGTGAGCTCCAGGCCAGTGTCCTTTCTCCTCTGGGGCTTCCTCCTTTATTCATGGTTCTGTCCTTGGCA
The nucleotide sequence above comes from Panthera tigris isolate Pti1 chromosome B2, P.tigris_Pti1_mat1.1, whole genome shotgun sequence. Encoded proteins:
- the NRSN1 gene encoding neurensin-1 isoform X2, whose product is MSSCSNICGTKQAQAAPEGGHQRYGVRSYLHQFYEDCTTSIWEYEDDFQIQRSPNRWSSVFWKVGLISSTVFVILGLTVLAAGFLVPPKIEAFGEADFVVVDTHAVQFNSALDVCKLAGAVLFCLGGTSMAGCLLMSVFAKSYSQEEKFLQQKFKERIADIKAHAQPVTKAPGPGETKIPVTLSRVQNVQPVAAT
- the NRSN1 gene encoding neurensin-1 isoform X1, with the protein product MLSFQLGRMSSCSNICGTKQAQAAPEGGHQRYGVRSYLHQFYEDCTTSIWEYEDDFQIQRSPNRWSSVFWKVGLISSTVFVILGLTVLAAGFLVPPKIEAFGEADFVVVDTHAVQFNSALDVCKLAGAVLFCLGGTSMAGCLLMSVFAKSYSQEEKFLQQKFKERIADIKAHAQPVTKAPGPGETKIPVTLSRVQNVQPVAAT